In Caldisericia bacterium, a single genomic region encodes these proteins:
- the cas2 gene encoding CRISPR-associated endonuclease Cas2 produces MKVIFIYDIELKEKKDQKRLNKVKKIGRKYLIHVQKSVFEGDLTESQIYRMENDISKIIDKNRDSVIVYILPDGVKITRKILSNLPDKTKNVL; encoded by the coding sequence ATGAAAGTTATTTTTATTTATGATATTGAACTTAAAGAGAAAAAGGACCAGAAAAGATTAAATAAAGTTAAGAAAATTGGAAGAAAGTATTTAATACATGTTCAGAAATCAGTATTTGAGGGCGATTTAACTGAAAGTCAGATATATAGAATGGAAAATGATATTTCAAAAATTATTGATAAAAATAGAGATAGTGTTATTGTTTATATTCTTCCGGATGGTGTAAAAATAACAAGAAAAATTTTGAGTAATTTACCTGATAAGACCAAAAATGTTTTATAA